A single genomic interval of Lathyrus oleraceus cultivar Zhongwan6 chromosome 7, CAAS_Psat_ZW6_1.0, whole genome shotgun sequence harbors:
- the LOC127107792 gene encoding scarecrow-like protein 14 translates to MDPRFNSNHTNNGFKFNQIPNSIDSDDHTFGFIDDLFLLPPPDPNNTSISAITAAEEDSPLDETDFSATVLRYINQMLMEEDMEKKPCMFHDPLALQAAEKSFYEVIGETYPSSYASESPEDSLNSNFSSYSNCGTTTSTSGSSSVEYESYWSNFDVSEYKPSILRTTFPSDFVFQASSMNGTSSSNFGLVNNGFLVSSKDGFPDSNLLSKSESVLQFERGVEEANKFLPKGNPLVIDLDKNNPFIPSFRKAPQEVVVKTESNEGEHFSAEARGRKNHERGDETDLQDERSNKQSAVYIDDTELSELFDKVLLGTGCGKEGAPTCDSKEVKPNGLDMSLQQKEEANNFGGGKGSGKKRGNKKGLVDLRTMLIMCAQSVSSDDRATAKELLKQIRQHSSPLGDGSQRMAHCFANALEARLSGTGTQIYTALYSKRNSSADMVKAYQMFISACPFKKLAIIFANHTILNLAKDVETLHVVDFGIRYGFQWPALIYRLSKRPGGPPKLRLTGIELPQPGFRPAERVQETGLRLARYCERFNVPFEFNAIAQKWETIKVEDLKIQKNELLVANCICRFKNLLDETVVLNSPRDAVLKLIRNSKPNIFIHTTVNGSYNAPFFVTRFKEALFHYSTMFDVLDINVAREDPTRLMYEKEFCGREVMNTIACEGSERVERPETYKQWQVRNIRAGFRQLPLDKHLINKLRCKLKDVYHSDFMLVEDGNCMLQGWKGRIVYASSCWIPA, encoded by the coding sequence ATGGATCCTCGTTTCAACTCCAATCACACCAACAACGGTTTCAAATTCAACCAAATTCCCAATTCAATCGATTCAGACGACCACACCTTTGGATTTATAGATGATCTTTTTCTTCTTCCACCACCTGATCCAAACAACACTTCAATTTCCGCCATAACTGCCGCGGAAGAAGATTCACCCTTGGATGAGACTGATTTCTCTGCTACTGTTCTGCGTTACATAAACCAAATGCTCATGGAAGAAGACATGGAGAAGAAACCATGTATGTTTCATGATCCATTGGCTTTACAAGCTGCTGAGAAGTCGTTCTATGAAGTCATTGGTGAGACATACCCTTCTTCTTATGCTTCCGAGAGTCCTGAGGATAGTCTTAACAGTAATTTCAGTAGCTATAGCAATTGTGGTACCACTACTAGTACTAGTGGAAGTAGTTCTGTTGAGTATGAATCGTATTGGAGTAATTTTGATGTTTCGGAGTACAAGCCTTCGATATTGCGAACCACTTTTCCTTCTGATTTTGTTTTTCAAGCTAGTTCAATGAATGGGACTAGTAGTAGCAATTTCGGTTTAGTGAATAATGGGTTTTTAGTTAGTTCTAAGGATGGATTTCCTGATTCAAATTTGCTAAGTAAGAGTGAGTCTGTACTGCAATTTGAGAGGGGTGTGGAGGAAGCTAATAAGTTTCTTCCTAAAGGGAATCCATTGGTTATTGACCTGGACAAGAACAACCCTTTTATCCCTTCTTTTAGGAAGGCTCCTCAGGAGGTAGTTGTTAAGACGGAGAGTAATGAAGGGGAACATTTTTCTGCTGAGGCGAGGGGGAGGAAAAATCACGAGCGGGGAGATGAAACGGATTTACAAGATGAGAGAAGCAATAAGCAGTCAGCTGTTTACATTGATGACACTGAGTTATCAGAGCTATTTGATAAGGTGCTGCTGGGCACAGGGTGCGGGAAGGAGGGAGCTCCTACGTGTGATAGTAAGGAAGTGAAGCCTAATGGACTAGACATGAGTTTGCAGCAGAAAGAAGAAGCGAACAATTTTGGTGGTGGAAAGGGCAGTGGTAAGAAACGAGGTAACAAGAAAGGTCTTGTGGATCTGAGAACAATGTTGATTATGTGTGCACAATCTGTTTCTTCTGATGATCGTGCCACTGCTAAGGAGTTATTAAAGCAGATAAGGCAACACTCTTCTCCACTTGGTGATGGATCTCAGAGGATGGCTCATTGCTTTGCGAATGCCCTCGAGGCTCGCTTGTCTGGCACGGGCACTCAGATTTATACTGCTTTATACTCCAAAAGAAACTCTTCCGCTGACATGGTGAAAGCTTACCAAATGTTTATTTCAGCCTGTCCATTCAAGAAGCTTGCAATCATTTTTGCAAACCATACAATTTTGAATCTAGCCAAGGATGTAGAAACTCTTCACGTTGTAGATTTTGGCATCCGTTATGGCTTCCAGTGGCCTGCCCTTATTTATCGTCTATCAAAACGGCCTGGTGGGCCTCCTAAGCTGCGCTTGACTGGGATAGAGCTCCCTCAACCTGGCTTCAGGCCTGCAGAGAGAGTTCAGGAGACAGGGCTCCGCCTGGCAAGGTATTGTGAACGTTTTAATGTTCCATTTGAGTTCAATGCTATTGCACAAAAATGGGAAACCATCAAAGTGGAGGACTTGAAGATACAGAAAAATGAACTTCTTGTTGCGAATTGTATATGTCGGTTTAAAAATCTACTTGATGAGACAGTTGTGCTGAATAGTCCTAGGGATGCTGTTTTAAAATTAATTAGGAATTCAAAACCCAATATCTTTATACATACTACTGTCAATGGGAGCTATAATGCTCCATTCTTCGTGACACGGTTCAAGGAGGCTCTTTTCCATTACTCTACAATGTTTGATGTGCTTGACATCAATGTTGCTCGTGAAGATCCAACGAGGTTGATGTATGAGAAAGAGTTCTGTGGGAGGGAGGTAATGAATACTATAGCTTGTGAAGGTTCTGAGAGGGTTGAGAGGCCAGAGACTTACAAGCAATGGCAGGTTCGGAACATAAGGGCTGGATTTAGGCAACTGCCTTTGGATAAACATCTCATTAACAAGTTAAGATGCAAGTTGAAAGATGTGTACCATAGTGATTTCATGCTTGTTGAAGATGGAAACTGCATGCTGCAAGGTTGGAAGGGCCGAATAGTTTACGCTTCCTCCTGTTGGATACCTGCATAG
- the LOC127107793 gene encoding scarecrow-like protein 33, whose translation MDPNFPEASNFTKGYYQFDEEGSIVVSESHPNQYDNFLDADPNQYDSFLDADSLDFSPNIIPIQGSSIASVTDPSLEDTDFSDTLKFISQILMEEDVDKRPFYDPLLQITEKLFNDALLHENTPLSPNQHPLDIHSSDGSTSNSNSNSNSNSNSNSSIDDFRESNPLSPETPVSDLSNNVFRFNSPAISQTYSRPHTTSASDGLRDLDSSISNLLAQNIFSDADSVSLFRKGLEEANKFLPPQPKLVTGLESSNFNMVGEKENPFVLKGRKNHEREESDGKEEQEEEDRRSNKQSAVSVVDEDELSEMFDKVLLSVEHLPLCNENDSLQNGQVKTEQSPPSNAGKARTKKQSKKNETIDLRNLLLLCSQSVYANDNRNAYELLKQIRQHSSPIGDAPQRLAHYFANGLEARLVGNGNKAQTFFFSASSKSISTAEFLKAYQVHLSTSPFKKFAYFFAIKAIMKAAANAETLHIIDFGILYGFQWPILIKFLSDTEGGPPKLKITGIEFPLPGFRPMERIEETGRRLSNYCKRFNVPFEFNAIASRNWETIRVEDLKIKSDEVVVVNSLMRFKNLLDETIEANSPRDAVLHLIRKINPVIFAQSVVNGSYNSPFFATRFREALFHFSAIFDNYDTVIPRENRYRMMMEKESVGREVMNVVACEGLERVERPETYKQWQARNTRAGFKQLPLDSKLMDKFRTKLRKWYHKDFVFDEDNNWMLQGWKGRILYASTCWVPA comes from the coding sequence ATGGATCCAAACTTTCCTGAAGCTAGCAATTTCACAAAGGGCTACTACCAATTTGATGAAGAAGGAAGCATAGTGGTCTCTGAGTCTCATCCAAATCAATATGATAACTTTCTTGATGCTGATCCAAACCAATATGATAGCTTCCTTGATGCTGATTCACTTGATTTTTCACCCAACATCATTCCTATACAAGGTTCTTCTATTGCTTCTGTGACCGATCCTTCCCTTGAAGACACTGATTTTTCAGATACACTTAAGTTCATAAGCCAAATCCTTATGGAAGAGGATGTTGACAAGAGACCGTTTTACGACCCGCTTTTGCAAATTACTGAGAAGTTATTCAATGATGCTCTCTTGCACGAAAACACACCTCTTTCCCCCAATCAACACCCTTTAGATATTCATAGCTCTGATGGAAGCACCAGCAATAGCAATAGCAATAGCAATAGTAATAGTAATAGTAATAGCAGCATTGATGATTTTCGAGAGTCAAACCCCCTTTCCCCCGAAACTCCTGTTTCGGATCTTAGTAATAATGTTTTTCGGTTTAATTCCCCGGCTATTTCTCAAACTTACTCTCGACCTCATACTACTAGTGCTAGTGATGGACTCAGAGATTTGGATTCTTCTATTAGCAATCTGTTGGCGCAAAACATTTTCAGTGATGCAGATTCAGTTTCCCTATTCAGGAAAGGTTTAGAAGAAGCCAACAAGTTTCTTCCTCCGCAGCCTAAGCTCGTGACCGGTCTAGAATCATCCAATTTCAATATGGTTGGAGAGAAAGAGAATCCGTTTGTGTTGAAGGGTAGAAAGAATCACGAGCGCGAAGAAAGTGATGGTAAAGAAgaacaagaagaagaagataGGAGAAGTAACAAGCAATCAGCAGTTAGTGTTGTTGACGAAGATGAATTATCAGAGATGTTCGATAAAGTTTTGCTTAGTGTGGAGCATTTGCCACTTTGCAATGAAAATGATAGCTTACAGAATGGACAAGTAAAAACGGAGCAGTCACCTCCATCGAATGCAGGAAAAGCTCGTACTAAGAAACAAAGCAAGAAGAATGAGACCATCGATTTAAGGAATCTTCTGCTTCTGTGTTCACAATCTGTGTATGCCAATGACAACAGAAATGCTTATGAACTTCTGAAGCAGATTAGGCAACATTCATCACCCATTGGGGATGCACCACAGAGGCTGGCTCATTACTTTGCCAATGGCCTTGAGGCACGCCTTGTCGGTAATGGTAATAAGGCACAAACATTCTTTTTCTCGGCGAGCTCCAAGAGTATTAGCACTGCTGAGTTTTTGAAAGCATATCAAGTTCATCTATCCACTAGCCCATTCAAAAAGTTTGCATACTTCTTTGCAATTAAAGCGATTATGAAAGCTGCTGCAAATGCTGAAACCCTTCATATAATTGATTTTGGTATCCTTTATGGTTTTCAGTGGCCAATACTTATTAAGTTTTTATCAGACACAGAAGGCGGGCCTCCAAAACTGAAGATCACCGGGATAGAGTTCCCTTTACCCGGCTTTCGTCCAATGGAAAGAATTGAAGAAACTGGTCGTCGTCTTTCCAACTATTGCAAGCGTTTCAACGTTCCCTTTGAGTTTAATGCCATAGCATCGCGGAACTGGGAAACAATTCGAGTTGAAGATCTTAAAATCAAGAGCGATGAGGTAGTTGTTGTGAACTCTTTGATGAGGTTTAAGAATCTACTGGACGAGACTATTGAAGCGAACAGTCCTAGAGATGCGGTTCTTCATTTGATCCGGAAGATAAATCCTGTAATTTTTGCTCAGTCCGTTGTTAATGGATCATACAATTCGCCTTTCTTTGCCACACGTTTTAGGGAAGCACTGTTTCATTTTTCTGCTATTTTTGATAACTACGACACTGTAATACCGCGGGAAAACAGATACAGGATGATGATGGAGAAGGAAAGTGTGGGAAGGGAGGTTATGAATGTTGTAGCCTGTGAAGGTTTAGAGAGAGTTGAGAGGCCTGAGACATACAAACAATGGCAGGCTAGGAATACAAGGGCTGGTTTCAAGCAGCTTCCGTTGGATTCGAAACTAATGGATAAATTTAGGACCAAGTTGAGGAAATGGTACCATAAAGATTTTGTTTTCGACGAAGACAACAATTGGATGCTTCAAGGTTGGAAAGGTCGCATTTTGTATGCTTCAACTTGTTGGGTGCCTGCATAA
- the LOC127107794 gene encoding scarecrow-like protein 31 — translation MVSFTDPSLEDTDFSETINFISQILMEENVDHTPFYDPFSLQITEKSFYDALLHQNKPISPNHHPLHIHNPNGRTSLSDGLIDLDSVSLFKRGLEEANKFLPPQPQLLISLDSSNFNMIREKENPFVLKGRKNHEREENQGRRSNKQSAVSVADEDELSEMFDKVLLNVERDCLQNEQPSSSDGGKVDLRNLLLMCSQAMYANDNRNANGILKRIRQHSSPFGDASQRMAHYFANGLEARLVGDGAGAQTFYSAPSAKRITAAEFLKAYQVHFISPPFKKFAYLFANEMIMKVAAKAKTLHIIDFGILYGFQWPILIKFLSNREGGPPKLRITGIEFPLPGFRPTERIEETGRRLANYCKRFNVPFEYNAIASRNWETVRVEDLKIKTNEVIAVNCLTRFKNLLDESIDANSPRNAVLNLIRKINPNIFTLSIINGSYNSPFFATRFREALFHFSAVYDLIGTVVPRENEWRMMIEREIMGREVMNVVACEGLERVERPETYKQWQVRNTKAGFKRLPLDSELMDKFRTKLRKWYHKDFVFDEDNNWMLQGWKGRILYASTCLVPA, via the coding sequence ATGGTTTCCTTCACAGATCCTTCCCTTGAAGACACTGATTTTTCAGAAACCATCAACTTCATAAGCCAAATCCTTATGGAAGAAAACGTTGATCACACACCATTTTATGATCCCTTTAGCTTACAAATCACAGAAAAATCATTCTATGATGCTCTCTTACACCAGAATAAACCTATCTCCCCTAATCATCACCCCTTACATATTCATAATCCTAATGGCAGAACTAGTCTCAGTGATGGACTCATAGATTTGGATTCTGTTTCTCTATTCAAGAGAGGTTTAGAAGAAGCCAACAAGTTTCTTCCTCCTCAGCCTCAACTCTTGATCAGTCTAGATTCATCCAATTTCAATATGATTAGAGAGAAAGAGAATCCATTTGTGTTGAAGGGTAGAAAGAATCATGAGCGCGAAGAAAATCAAGGGAGGAGAAGTAACAAGCAGTCAGCTGTTAGTGTTGCTGATGAGGATGAATTATCAGAAATGTTCGATAAAGTTTTGCTTAATGTCGAACGCGATTGCTTGCAGAATGAGCAACCATCTTCGTCTGATGGAGGAAAGGTTGATTTAAGGAATCTTCTGCTTATGTGTTCACAAGCTATGTATGCAAATGACAATAGAAATGCCAATGGAATTCTGAAGCGGATTAGGCAACATTCTTCGCCGTTTGGAGATGCATCACAAAGGATGGCACATTACTTCGCCAATGGCCTCGAGGCACGTCTTGTAGGGGATGGAGCCGGTGCGCAGACATTCTATTCCGCGCCGAGCGCCAAGAGGATCACTGCTGCTGAGTTTTTGAAAGCATACCAAGTTCATTTTATTAGCCCTCCATTCAAAAAATTTGCATACTTGTTTGCAAATGAAATGATTATGAAAGTTGCTGCAAAGGCGAAAACGCTTCATATTATTGATTTTGGTATCCTTTATGGTTTTCAATGGCCGATTCTTATTAAGTTTTTATCAAATAGAGAAGGTGGACCTCCAAAGCTGAGGATCACGGGGATAGAGTTTCCTTTACCTGGCTTTCGCCCGACAGAAAGAATTGAGGAGACCGGTCGTCGTCTTGCCAACTATTGCAAGCGTTTCAATGTTCCGTTCGAGTACAATGCCATAGCGTCACGGAACTGGGAAACAGTTCGAGTTGAAGATCTTAAAATCAAAACCAACGAGGTAATCGCAGTGAACTGTTTGACGAGGTTTAAAAATTTACTAGATGAGAGTATTGATGCAAACAGTCCTAGAAACGCGGTTCTGAACTTGATCAGGAAGATAAATCCGAacatttttactttgtccattaTTAATGGATCATATAATTCACCTTTCTTTGCTACGCGGTTTAGGGAGGCATTGTTTCATTTCTCTGCTGTTTACGATTTGATTGGCACTGTCGTACCAAGGGAAAACGAATGGAGGATGATGATTGAGAGAGAAATCATGGGTAGAGAAGTTATGAATGTTGTAGCATGTGAAGGTTTAGAGAGAGTTGAGAGGCCTGAGACATACAAACAATGGCAGGTTAGGAATACAAAGGCAGGTTTCAAGCGGCTTCCATTGGATTCAGAATTAATGGATAAATTTAGGACTAAGTTGAGAAAATGGTATCATAAAGATTTTgtttttgatgaagacaacaaTTGGATGCTTCAAGGTTGGAAAGGTCGCATTTTATATGCTTCAACTTGTTTGGTTCCTGCATAA